A stretch of the Massilia varians genome encodes the following:
- a CDS encoding GyrI-like domain-containing protein: protein MHISTVTLPEMKLAGLPLAGPLSELEADMPDIWSTFLERESELGDTNGLRYGVSLQDKQGVRIECIAAEVSDLNALPPGMIGIRIPERRYAMLTHRGPVTRVQATYLTGHAAIEQLGMVQDEEGWRIERYDRRYTPTLHDGNRPDNAYDILIPLL, encoded by the coding sequence ATGCACATCTCGACTGTTACCTTACCTGAAATGAAACTCGCCGGGCTGCCGCTTGCGGGTCCGCTCTCGGAACTGGAAGCGGACATGCCGGACATCTGGAGCACCTTCCTGGAGCGCGAAAGCGAACTGGGCGACACCAACGGGCTGCGCTACGGCGTGAGCCTGCAAGACAAGCAGGGAGTGCGCATCGAGTGCATCGCCGCCGAGGTCAGCGACCTCAATGCACTGCCGCCGGGCATGATCGGTATCCGCATCCCGGAGCGCCGCTACGCGATGCTGACGCACCGCGGGCCGGTGACGCGCGTGCAGGCCACCTACCTGACCGGCCACGCCGCCATCGAGCAGCTGGGCATGGTGCAGGACGAGGAAGGCTGGCGCATCGAGCGTTACGACCGCCGCTACACCCCGACGCTCCATGACGGCAACCGTCCGGACAACGCTTACGACATCCTGATCCCGCTGTTGTAA
- a CDS encoding DUF4142 domain-containing protein has product MQKTLRIHRVLALSIAGALFAAGAAQAQAASQATVPAAAAAPASTASKLDRSDRKLLEMMAESNIAEINAGKLALTKASNPEVKAYARRMVDEHSKSLAEVQTLARAKGVELPKESNVKHKAKESMLSALSGDIFDRTYVKQSGRRDHRVTHEHLRDNMDKIKDPDIKALAMKMRPIVEQHLLAADELIAKTARGATGTAGTPGNDTSTATGKEPIPNKK; this is encoded by the coding sequence ATGCAGAAAACACTGCGTATCCACCGTGTACTGGCGCTGTCGATCGCGGGCGCCCTGTTCGCCGCCGGCGCAGCCCAGGCCCAGGCGGCCAGCCAGGCGACGGTGCCGGCCGCTGCGGCGGCTCCGGCAAGCACCGCGAGCAAGCTGGACCGTTCAGACCGCAAGCTGCTCGAAATGATGGCCGAGTCCAATATCGCCGAAATCAATGCCGGCAAGCTGGCCTTGACCAAGGCAAGCAATCCCGAGGTCAAGGCCTACGCCCGGCGCATGGTCGACGAGCACAGCAAGTCCCTGGCCGAAGTGCAGACCCTGGCCCGGGCCAAGGGCGTCGAGTTGCCGAAAGAGTCGAACGTCAAGCACAAGGCCAAGGAATCGATGCTCTCGGCGCTGAGCGGCGACATCTTCGACCGCACCTATGTGAAGCAGTCGGGCCGGCGCGACCACCGCGTCACGCACGAGCACCTGCGCGACAACATGGACAAGATCAAGGATCCGGACATCAAGGCGCTGGCCATGAAGATGCGGCCGATCGTCGAGCAGCACCTGCTGGCGGCGGACGAGCTCATCGCCAAGACGGCGCGCGGCGCCACCGGCACTGCGGGCACGCCGGGCAACGATACCAGCACCGCGACCGGCAAGGAGCCGATCCCGAACAAGAAGTAA
- the pdxR gene encoding MocR-like pyridoxine biosynthesis transcription factor PdxR — protein MGVPMHIDDLIAAAPLERAATTPLFRQLYARLKDAILHGRLAPGTRLPATRELARQLRVSRQTVLAAYEQLTAEGYLRGGVGRGTFVDASLPAARPAPDPGGAPGMPRPLPARGLALASGMARVRPHQGPLRAFRPSMPGLDLFPFEVWRKLEAHHWRRRELPLGYGGAAGLPLLRELLCAYLNASRGVRCTPEQIIVTSGSQQALYLLAQLLLAPGEGVWLESPGYQGAAAPFEAAGARMCLVPVDAEGMDVGHAAVHHPDAALVFATPSHQLPLGVTMSLGRRLALLRWAEANRAWVVEDDYDSEYRYTGPPLASLQSLDRAGCVIYVGTLSKVLFPGLRLGYVVAPPALVEPLTQAKAVADRHSPVVPQAVLADFIRQGHFARHIRRTRDAYAERRGVMLEALQSRLGGMLACGPTDTGLDVCARITGPLDEAEAAARALAAGVDLRPLSYYVHPQAGPACAAPPGMLLGFSAFTPAEIRTGAARLEQALVP, from the coding sequence ATGGGCGTACCAATGCACATCGACGACCTGATCGCCGCCGCCCCGCTCGAGCGCGCCGCCACGACCCCGCTGTTCCGCCAGCTCTATGCGCGGCTGAAGGACGCCATCCTGCACGGACGCCTGGCGCCCGGCACGCGCCTGCCGGCCACCCGCGAGCTGGCGCGGCAGTTGCGGGTGTCGCGCCAGACCGTGCTGGCCGCCTACGAGCAGCTGACGGCCGAGGGCTACCTGCGCGGCGGGGTGGGGCGGGGCACCTTCGTGGACGCCAGCCTGCCCGCCGCGCGCCCGGCGCCAGATCCTGGCGGCGCGCCTGGCATGCCGCGGCCGCTGCCGGCACGCGGCCTGGCGCTGGCGTCCGGCATGGCGCGGGTCAGGCCGCACCAGGGCCCGCTGCGCGCCTTCAGGCCGAGCATGCCGGGCCTGGACCTGTTTCCCTTCGAGGTCTGGCGCAAGCTGGAAGCGCATCACTGGCGCCGCCGCGAGCTGCCGCTGGGTTACGGCGGCGCCGCCGGCCTTCCGCTGCTGCGCGAGCTGCTGTGCGCCTACCTGAACGCGTCGCGCGGGGTGCGCTGCACGCCCGAACAGATCATCGTCACCAGCGGCTCGCAGCAGGCCCTCTACCTGCTGGCGCAGCTGTTGCTGGCGCCGGGCGAGGGCGTGTGGCTGGAGTCGCCCGGCTACCAGGGCGCGGCCGCGCCTTTCGAGGCGGCCGGTGCGCGCATGTGCCTGGTGCCGGTCGACGCCGAAGGCATGGACGTCGGCCATGCCGCCGTCCACCATCCGGATGCGGCGCTGGTGTTCGCCACCCCGTCGCACCAGCTGCCCCTGGGCGTAACCATGAGCCTGGGCCGGCGCCTGGCGCTGCTGCGCTGGGCCGAGGCGAACCGCGCCTGGGTCGTCGAAGACGACTACGACAGCGAATACCGCTACACCGGCCCGCCCCTGGCCTCGCTGCAGAGCCTCGACCGCGCCGGCTGCGTGATCTATGTCGGCACCCTGTCCAAGGTGCTGTTCCCGGGCCTGCGCCTGGGCTATGTGGTGGCGCCGCCGGCCCTGGTCGAACCCTTGACGCAGGCCAAAGCGGTGGCCGATCGCCACAGCCCGGTCGTGCCACAGGCGGTGCTGGCCGACTTCATCCGGCAGGGCCATTTTGCACGCCACATCCGGCGCACCCGCGACGCTTATGCCGAACGCCGCGGCGTCATGCTGGAGGCGCTGCAAAGCCGCCTGGGCGGCATGCTGGCCTGCGGGCCGACGGACACCGGCCTGGATGTCTGCGCGCGCATCACCGGCCCCCTGGACGAAGCCGAGGCCGCGGCGCGTGCCCTGGCCGCCGGCGTCGACCTGCGTCCACTGTCCTACTACGTGCATCCGCAGGCCGGCCCGGCATGCGCGGCGCCGCCCGGGATGCTGCTGGGCTTTTCGGCGTTCACGCCGGCCGAGATCCGCACCGGCGCAGCCCGTCTCGAACAGGCCCTGGTGCCCTGA
- a CDS encoding FMN-binding negative transcriptional regulator: MYLPTRHRQQDPQAMRSLIREHALGMLVTRNGELPDADHLPFEFVEGGAGGLGLLRAHVARANPVWRRAGQQVLAVFRGPAGYVPPDPQEKAASGGKVVPTWDYHVVHVYGPLRAIEEPAWLLDVLHAQTRHHEAGQPQPWSVADAPRSYIDGMLKAIVGIEIDVKRIEGKWKGTPQR, translated from the coding sequence ATGTACCTGCCGACCCGACACCGCCAGCAGGACCCGCAAGCCATGCGCTCGCTCATCAGGGAGCATGCCCTGGGCATGCTGGTCACGCGCAATGGGGAACTGCCCGACGCCGACCACCTGCCCTTCGAGTTCGTCGAAGGCGGCGCCGGCGGCCTGGGTCTGCTGCGCGCCCACGTGGCCCGCGCCAACCCGGTATGGCGCCGCGCCGGCCAGCAGGTGCTGGCGGTCTTTCGCGGCCCCGCCGGCTACGTGCCGCCCGACCCGCAGGAAAAAGCCGCCAGCGGCGGCAAGGTGGTGCCGACCTGGGACTACCATGTCGTGCACGTGTACGGGCCCCTGCGTGCGATCGAGGAGCCGGCCTGGCTGCTGGACGTCCTGCATGCGCAGACGCGGCACCACGAAGCGGGCCAGCCGCAACCATGGTCGGTGGCCGATGCGCCGCGCAGCTATATCGACGGGATGCTCAAGGCGATCGTCGGCATCGAGATCGACGTCAAGCGCATCGAAGGGAAGTGGAAAGGCACTCCGCAGCGCTGA
- the arsH gene encoding arsenical resistance protein ArsH — protein MERIPELPNIHPEQFDMPSMEKLAPVGDMDHPPRILMLYGSLRECSFSRFLTWEAARILEHFGAEVKIFDPMELPMAGSVPETHPKVVELRELSLWSEGQVWCCPERHGAITAVMKNQIDWIPLEQGALRPSQGRTLAVMQVCGGSQSFNVVNTMRLLGRWMRMFTIPNQSSVPMAYKEFDEAGRMRPSAYYDRVVDVMEELFKITLLMRGRTDYLTDRYSERSERALRKIDAQIAKL, from the coding sequence ATGGAACGCATACCGGAACTCCCGAACATCCACCCTGAGCAGTTCGACATGCCGAGCATGGAGAAGCTCGCCCCCGTCGGCGACATGGACCATCCGCCGCGCATCCTGATGTTGTACGGCTCGCTGCGCGAGTGTTCCTTCAGCCGCTTCCTCACCTGGGAGGCGGCACGCATCCTCGAGCATTTCGGCGCGGAGGTGAAGATATTCGACCCCATGGAGCTGCCGATGGCCGGCAGCGTCCCCGAGACACATCCGAAGGTGGTGGAGTTGCGCGAGCTGTCGCTGTGGTCGGAAGGGCAGGTATGGTGCTGCCCCGAGCGCCATGGGGCGATCACGGCGGTGATGAAGAACCAGATCGACTGGATCCCGCTGGAGCAGGGCGCGCTGCGGCCGAGCCAGGGGCGCACGCTCGCGGTGATGCAGGTGTGCGGCGGGTCGCAGTCCTTCAACGTGGTCAACACGATGCGGCTGCTGGGACGCTGGATGCGCATGTTCACGATCCCGAACCAGTCCTCGGTGCCGATGGCGTATAAAGAGTTTGACGAGGCGGGGCGGATGCGCCCCTCGGCCTATTACGACCGGGTGGTGGACGTGATGGAGGAGCTCTTCAAGATCACCCTGCTCATGCGCGGGCGCACCGACTACCTGACCGACCGGTATAGTGAGCGCAGCGAGCGCGCATTGCGCAAGATCGACGCGCAGATCGCGAAACTATAA
- a CDS encoding ArsR/SmtB family transcription factor: MDTKSATVALAALAQETRLATFRLLVQAGPAGMAASRIAEALGVPASSLSFHLKELNHAGLITARQEGRFIIYAAQFDTMNGLLAFLVENCCGGNPCTPVCGTKT, encoded by the coding sequence ATGGATACCAAGTCCGCCACCGTCGCGCTGGCCGCACTGGCCCAGGAAACCCGGCTGGCCACGTTCCGGCTGCTGGTGCAGGCGGGGCCTGCCGGCATGGCGGCCAGCAGGATCGCCGAGGCGCTCGGCGTGCCGGCGTCCTCGCTGTCCTTCCATCTGAAGGAACTGAACCACGCGGGCCTGATCACGGCGCGCCAGGAGGGGCGCTTCATCATCTACGCAGCGCAGTTCGACACCATGAACGGCCTGCTGGCCTTCCTGGTCGAGAACTGCTGCGGCGGCAATCCATGCACGCCCGTGTGCGGCACCAAGACTTGA
- a CDS encoding arsenate reductase ArsC, producing MNVLFLCTGNSCRSLIGEAVFNHLAVPGWKALSAGSQPTGRLNARALQLLAEKGIPTEGYYSKSWDALPAAPDIVVTVCASAAGETCPAYLGPVLRTHWGVDDPSHAEGTPEEITAAFERAYAILYARIEAFLALPLDELVQDRARLKTALDRIGSLLPR from the coding sequence ATGAACGTGCTCTTCCTTTGTACCGGCAATTCCTGCCGCTCCCTGATCGGCGAAGCCGTCTTCAACCACCTTGCCGTGCCGGGATGGAAAGCGCTGAGCGCCGGCAGCCAGCCGACTGGCCGCCTGAACGCGCGCGCCCTGCAGCTGCTGGCGGAAAAGGGCATCCCGACCGAGGGCTACTACAGCAAGTCCTGGGATGCGCTGCCGGCGGCGCCCGACATCGTCGTCACCGTCTGCGCCAGCGCGGCCGGCGAGACCTGTCCCGCCTACCTCGGCCCGGTCCTGCGCACGCACTGGGGCGTCGATGACCCCAGCCATGCCGAAGGCACGCCGGAAGAGATCACTGCTGCCTTCGAGCGCGCCTATGCCATCCTGTACGCCCGCATCGAGGCCTTCCTCGCGCTTCCCCTCGATGAACTGGTGCAGGACCGTGCCCGCCTCAAGACGGCGCTGGACCGCATCGGCAGCCTGTTGCCGCGCTGA
- a CDS encoding GIN domain-containing protein, whose protein sequence is MKALILAAVLSLVSVTANADEQVRSVSPFKGIAVHGPVSLVVEAGKSYSLRVQGDPRFIERVTSEVVDGELRLDMKDSTRNSLKSSDRVVVTLPSLQTFKGEGAGEMRLTNVRGERLDVNYRGAGRLAIDGEVRELRLSAQGVGEVDTKALVAQDANVSFEGIGSVNIYARDKLNANVRGMGNLTYYGNPRVVNKSVSGIGSVVAAK, encoded by the coding sequence ATGAAAGCCCTGATCCTCGCCGCCGTCCTGTCCCTCGTTTCGGTCACGGCCAATGCCGATGAGCAAGTGCGCAGCGTGAGCCCATTCAAGGGCATCGCCGTGCACGGCCCGGTCAGCCTGGTGGTGGAAGCCGGTAAATCGTATTCGCTCAGGGTGCAGGGCGACCCGCGCTTCATCGAACGCGTCACCAGTGAAGTGGTGGACGGCGAACTGCGCCTGGACATGAAGGACAGCACGCGCAACAGCCTGAAAAGCAGCGACCGCGTGGTCGTGACCTTGCCCTCGCTACAGACCTTCAAGGGTGAAGGCGCCGGGGAGATGCGCCTGACCAATGTGCGCGGCGAGCGCCTGGACGTCAATTACCGCGGCGCCGGCCGCCTGGCCATCGACGGCGAAGTGCGTGAACTGCGCCTGTCCGCCCAGGGCGTGGGCGAAGTCGATACCAAGGCACTGGTGGCGCAGGACGCCAACGTCAGCTTCGAAGGCATCGGCTCGGTGAACATCTATGCCAGGGACAAGCTGAACGCCAACGTGCGCGGCATGGGCAACCTCACCTATTACGGCAACCCGCGCGTGGTGAACAAGTCGGTGTCGGGCATCGGCAGCGTGGTGGCGGCCAAGTAA
- a CDS encoding arsenic transporter: MLPAFLIFLATLILVIWQPRGLGIGWSASAGALAALLAGVIQLSDIPVVWNIVWNATGAFVAVIIISLLLDKAGFFEWAALHVARWGGGKGRRLFILLVLLGAAVAALFANDGAALILTPIVIAMLAALRFSARATLAFVMAAGFIADTASLPLVVSNLVNIVSADYFGIGFARYAAVMVPVNLVSVAATLAALVWFFHKDIPTDYDLAQLRPPGEAIHDRATFVTGWWVLAMLLVGFFWLDDVGIPISAVAAAGAGLLLAVAARGHRISTREVLRGAPWQVVVFSLGMYLVVYGLRNAGLLAYLTALLERCAGYGVWGAALGTGFITAILSSIMNNMPTVLVGALAIDATATTGVVREAMVYANVIGADLGPKITPIGSLATLLWLHVLASKNIQVSWRYYFRVGVVLTLPILLVTLCALALRLS; this comes from the coding sequence TTGCTGCCCGCCTTCCTGATCTTCCTCGCCACCCTCATCCTCGTCATCTGGCAACCGCGCGGCCTCGGCATCGGCTGGAGCGCGTCCGCCGGCGCGCTCGCCGCGCTGCTGGCCGGGGTGATCCAGTTATCCGACATCCCGGTCGTCTGGAACATCGTCTGGAACGCCACCGGGGCCTTTGTTGCCGTGATCATCATCAGCCTGCTGCTGGACAAGGCCGGCTTCTTCGAATGGGCCGCCCTGCACGTGGCCCGCTGGGGCGGGGGCAAGGGCCGGCGCCTGTTCATCCTGCTCGTGCTGCTGGGGGCGGCCGTGGCCGCACTGTTCGCGAACGACGGCGCCGCGCTGATCCTGACGCCGATCGTGATCGCGATGCTCGCCGCCCTGCGCTTCTCCGCGCGCGCCACGCTCGCTTTCGTGATGGCGGCCGGCTTCATTGCCGATACCGCCAGCCTGCCGCTGGTGGTATCGAACCTCGTGAACATCGTGTCCGCCGACTACTTCGGCATCGGCTTCGCGCGCTATGCCGCCGTCATGGTGCCCGTCAACCTGGTGTCGGTGGCCGCCACGCTCGCCGCCCTGGTCTGGTTCTTCCACAAGGACATCCCGACCGATTACGACCTGGCCCAGCTCAGGCCTCCAGGTGAAGCGATCCATGACCGCGCCACCTTCGTGACCGGCTGGTGGGTGCTCGCGATGCTGTTGGTCGGCTTTTTCTGGCTGGACGACGTCGGCATTCCCATCAGTGCGGTCGCAGCGGCGGGCGCGGGCCTGCTGCTGGCCGTGGCCGCACGCGGCCACCGGATCTCGACGCGCGAGGTGCTGCGCGGCGCGCCCTGGCAGGTCGTGGTGTTTTCGCTGGGGATGTACCTGGTGGTCTATGGACTGCGCAATGCCGGACTGCTCGCCTACCTGACGGCGCTGCTGGAGCGTTGCGCCGGATATGGCGTATGGGGCGCCGCACTCGGCACTGGTTTCATCACGGCGATCCTGTCCTCCATCATGAACAACATGCCGACCGTGCTGGTGGGGGCGCTGGCGATCGACGCCACCGCGACGACGGGCGTGGTGCGCGAAGCCATGGTGTACGCCAACGTGATCGGCGCCGACCTGGGACCGAAGATCACGCCGATCGGCAGTCTGGCCACGCTGTTGTGGCTGCACGTGCTGGCATCGAAGAACATCCAGGTCTCCTGGAGGTACTATTTCCGGGTCGGCGTCGTGCTGACGCTGCCGATCCTGCTGGTCACCCTGTGTGCGCTGGCGCTTCGTCTAAGCTGA
- a CDS encoding DUF4142 domain-containing protein, translating to MQKKQILKQLLAVGVVAAMFGAAGVQAQTTGQSAQSMSNQSATGNPNLTGKTAADGTVNNTSSQGMEDRSAQAGAHGSSGSQGTTRAEGAKSHTSGSMQSTSGASGAAGATGSGTAKLSNADKKAMTDMAIANMAEVETGKLALSKSQNAEVKTFAQQMIDDHGKALSELQTLAQAKGVTLPTELDAKHKSMAAKLEKLSGDAFDKQYMKMAGLKDHKDTHAKLQKISKSAKDPDVKAAAEKTIPTVEQHLKAAQQMSMAKSGTTSGK from the coding sequence ATGCAAAAGAAACAGATCCTCAAGCAGTTGCTCGCAGTTGGTGTCGTGGCCGCCATGTTCGGCGCCGCCGGCGTACAGGCCCAGACCACTGGCCAGAGCGCCCAGTCGATGAGCAACCAGAGCGCGACCGGCAACCCTAACCTGACCGGCAAAACCGCCGCCGACGGCACCGTCAACAACACCAGCAGCCAGGGCATGGAAGACCGCAGCGCGCAGGCCGGCGCGCATGGCAGCTCCGGCAGCCAGGGCACCACCCGGGCCGAAGGCGCCAAGTCGCACACGTCCGGGTCCATGCAGTCGACCTCGGGCGCGTCGGGCGCCGCCGGCGCCACCGGTTCCGGTACGGCCAAGCTGAGCAATGCCGACAAGAAGGCGATGACCGACATGGCGATCGCCAACATGGCCGAGGTCGAAACCGGCAAGCTGGCGCTGAGCAAGAGCCAGAACGCCGAAGTGAAGACCTTCGCCCAGCAGATGATCGATGACCACGGCAAGGCCTTGTCCGAACTGCAGACCCTGGCCCAGGCCAAGGGCGTGACCCTGCCGACCGAACTCGACGCCAAGCACAAGTCGATGGCGGCCAAGCTGGAAAAGCTCAGCGGCGATGCCTTCGACAAGCAATACATGAAGATGGCCGGCCTGAAAGACCACAAGGACACCCACGCCAAGCTGCAGAAGATCAGCAAGAGCGCCAAGGATCCTGACGTCAAGGCCGCCGCCGAGAAGACCATCCCGACGGTCGAGCAGCACCTGAAGGCGGCCCAGCAGATGTCCATGGCCAAGTCCGGCACGACCTCGGGCAAGTAA
- a CDS encoding DUF4326 domain-containing protein, which translates to MKPVRVQLSRKKGWKLPPDTVSVARPGRWGNPFSVVPDAVPGTPVGSRYTAMPSVAEAVAAYRRWLETSPEGQQLAAEARAALRGKNLACWCPLDGPCHAEVLLEIANR; encoded by the coding sequence ATGAAACCGGTACGCGTCCAACTGAGCAGGAAGAAGGGCTGGAAGCTGCCGCCGGACACGGTGTCGGTGGCGCGCCCCGGGCGCTGGGGCAATCCGTTCTCGGTGGTGCCGGACGCGGTGCCGGGCACGCCGGTGGGTAGCCGGTATACGGCGATGCCGAGCGTGGCGGAGGCGGTGGCGGCCTACCGGCGCTGGTTAGAAACCAGTCCGGAAGGGCAGCAACTGGCCGCCGAGGCGCGCGCAGCGCTGCGCGGCAAGAACCTGGCCTGCTGGTGCCCGCTCGACGGTCCCTGCCATGCCGAGGTCCTATTGGAGATCGCCAACCGCTGA
- a CDS encoding NAD(P)-binding protein: protein MNQIDVTLPVAVLGAGPVGLAAAAHLRERGMTPLLLEAGAAVGANLDSYRHVQLFSPWQYNVDKAARRLLEGAGWTMPDPQALPTAGALRDAYLAPLAALSCIAGALRLQHRATAITRAGTDKVKTRGREDAPFLIRADTPDGPREFAARAVIDATGTWSQPNPLGASGIPALGEAALAARIAYGMPDVLGSGRARYAGRRVLVAGAGHSAAGTLLALAQLAAEHPGTQLVWATRGSRLARVFGGGDADGLPARGRLGQRLQTLRDTGQLEMRQDFPIVRLVESEGRITMIDVAGRRIEGIDEIVCATGARPDLSLTRELRTRHDPWLESTDALAPLIDPNEHSCGTVRPHGHRELAHPETDYYAVGAKSYGRAPNFLLATGYEQVRSVVAALAGDIASADDVQLELPETGVCNTRPAYQQQSTACCTVKAADATCC, encoded by the coding sequence ATGAACCAGATCGATGTCACCCTGCCCGTCGCCGTGCTTGGCGCCGGCCCCGTCGGACTTGCCGCCGCCGCGCACCTGCGTGAACGCGGCATGACGCCCCTGCTGCTGGAAGCCGGCGCCGCCGTCGGCGCCAACCTCGACAGCTATCGTCACGTGCAGCTGTTCTCGCCCTGGCAGTACAACGTCGACAAGGCCGCGCGCCGCCTACTCGAAGGCGCGGGCTGGACCATGCCGGACCCGCAAGCCCTGCCCACCGCCGGCGCCCTGCGCGACGCCTACCTGGCGCCGCTGGCTGCCCTGTCCTGCATCGCCGGCGCCCTGCGCCTGCAGCATCGCGCCACCGCGATCACCCGCGCCGGCACCGACAAGGTAAAAACCCGCGGACGCGAGGACGCGCCCTTCCTGATCCGCGCCGATACGCCGGACGGCCCGCGCGAGTTCGCCGCACGCGCCGTGATCGACGCCACCGGCACCTGGTCGCAGCCGAACCCGCTCGGCGCCAGCGGCATTCCGGCGCTCGGCGAAGCGGCGCTGGCGGCGCGCATCGCCTACGGCATGCCGGACGTGCTGGGCAGTGGACGCGCCCGTTATGCAGGCCGGCGTGTGCTGGTGGCGGGGGCTGGCCACTCCGCCGCCGGCACCCTGCTGGCGCTGGCCCAGCTCGCTGCCGAACATCCTGGCACGCAACTGGTGTGGGCGACGCGCGGCAGCCGGCTGGCGCGCGTGTTCGGCGGCGGCGATGCCGACGGCCTGCCGGCGCGTGGGCGGCTGGGGCAGCGTCTGCAGACACTGCGCGACACCGGACAGCTGGAGATGCGCCAGGATTTCCCGATCGTGCGCCTGGTGGAAAGCGAGGGCCGCATCACTATGATCGATGTCGCCGGCCGCCGCATCGAGGGGATCGACGAGATTGTCTGCGCCACCGGCGCCCGGCCCGACCTGTCGCTGACGCGCGAACTGCGCACGCGCCACGACCCGTGGCTGGAGAGCACCGACGCGCTGGCCCCCCTGATCGACCCGAACGAGCACAGTTGCGGCACGGTGCGCCCGCATGGCCATCGTGAGCTGGCCCACCCCGAGACCGACTACTACGCCGTCGGCGCCAAGAGCTACGGCCGCGCGCCGAACTTCCTGCTGGCCACCGGCTACGAGCAGGTGCGCTCGGTGGTGGCGGCGCTCGCCGGCGATATCGCCAGCGCCGACGACGTCCAGCTCGAACTGCCGGAAACGGGCGTCTGCAATACCCGGCCGGCCTACCAGCAGCAAAGCACGGCCTGCTGTACAGTGAAGGCTGCCGACGCCACCTGTTGCTGA
- a CDS encoding MFS transporter, whose amino-acid sequence MSSARKTIGILAFTQITSWGSLYYAFAVLAPAIGRELGIAAETAFAAFSWSLLVAGVAATPVGALVDRHGGRWVMAAGSLASALGMAWLSQCTTPASYFGAWTLIGLAMALTLYEAAFATINRKLEVGAPRAISNLTLFAGFASTIFWPLTQFVAARIGWRDTYLAYAALQLAACLPLHLWLGRDAARTPVCANAPRDSHTLAEAVGHPAFWKLALAFSANVFIFSALAINLIPLLQSLGHGAASAVLLAALVGPMQVAGRIGERTLARDKAPQTVGCFVFATLPFGLLALALLGTRAWAVALFCVLYGMSNGVLTIIRGTLPRALFGPRNYGAITGAMAAPSLLSKAVGPLVGAALLSGASGPMMLPLVLFGCALASLLLYLSAVKPFAASSAETAGA is encoded by the coding sequence TTGTCGTCCGCCCGCAAGACCATCGGCATCCTCGCCTTCACGCAGATCACGTCGTGGGGATCGCTGTACTATGCCTTCGCCGTCCTGGCGCCAGCGATCGGGCGCGAGCTCGGCATTGCCGCAGAAACCGCGTTTGCCGCGTTTTCCTGGAGCCTGCTGGTGGCGGGGGTCGCGGCCACGCCGGTCGGCGCGCTGGTCGACCGCCATGGCGGACGCTGGGTCATGGCGGCGGGCTCGCTGGCCAGCGCCCTTGGCATGGCATGGCTGTCGCAATGCACCACGCCCGCTTCCTATTTCGGCGCCTGGACCCTGATCGGGCTGGCAATGGCGCTGACGCTGTATGAAGCAGCCTTCGCCACCATCAACCGCAAGCTCGAGGTAGGCGCGCCGCGCGCCATCTCGAACCTGACGCTGTTCGCCGGGTTCGCCAGCACCATCTTCTGGCCGCTGACGCAGTTCGTCGCGGCGCGCATCGGCTGGCGCGACACCTACCTGGCCTACGCGGCCCTGCAGCTGGCCGCCTGCCTGCCGCTGCATCTCTGGCTGGGACGCGACGCCGCGCGCACGCCGGTGTGCGCGAACGCGCCGCGCGACAGCCACACACTGGCCGAAGCGGTGGGCCATCCGGCATTCTGGAAGCTGGCGCTGGCCTTCTCGGCCAACGTCTTCATCTTCTCGGCGCTGGCGATCAACCTGATCCCGCTGCTGCAGTCGCTCGGCCATGGCGCCGCCAGCGCCGTGCTGCTGGCCGCCCTGGTGGGGCCGATGCAGGTGGCCGGCCGCATCGGCGAACGCACGCTGGCGCGCGACAAGGCGCCGCAGACGGTGGGGTGCTTCGTGTTCGCCACCCTGCCCTTCGGCCTGCTGGCGCTGGCGCTGCTGGGCACCCGTGCCTGGGCGGTGGCGCTGTTCTGCGTGCTGTACGGGATGAGCAACGGCGTGCTGACCATCATCCGCGGCACCCTGCCGCGCGCGCTGTTCGGGCCGCGCAACTACGGCGCGATCACCGGGGCCATGGCGGCCCCTTCGCTGCTGTCGAAGGCCGTCGGTCCGCTGGTCGGGGCGGCGCTGCTCTCCGGCGCATCGGGCCCGATGATGTTGCCGCTGGTGCTGTTCGGCTGCGCGCTGGCCTCGCTCCTGCTCTACCTGTCGGCGGTCAAGCCGTTTGCAGCAAGCTCAGCGGAAACCGCGGGCGCTTGA